In Horticoccus luteus, the following proteins share a genomic window:
- a CDS encoding NAD(P)/FAD-dependent oxidoreductase: MADASTTDCDVIIVGGALSGSATACLLLRRHPGIRLLILERSGQFKRRVGESTVEISAYFLGRVLGLTSHLLEHHLPKQGMRFWFANDHARALDQCSETGPGYNVRLPGYQVDRAVLDEHVLANAVTDGAKLHRGVRVKKIHLAPGAAQSVEWDDATGAAQTTSARWVVDASGVAALLARQEDWLRPNHEHLTATCWGRWSGVHLFDDPAFAAKYPSWSQRVKGVRSTATNHLTGYGWWAWFIPLKGGDVSIGVVYDQRLAELPPGPNLAERLRAMLSVHPAARELLAHATPHEGDTHFRRNLAYSATTFATDGAVLVGDAAAFIDPLYSPGMDWITFSVSAAVSLIDAGLRGRPVAPLVAKHNADFRQSCDRWFNALYRDKYYYVGDFELMTLAFRLDLGLYYLGIVAQPFKHGHRILDTPPFAHPRSKWPFRLMALYNRRFAAIAQSRRRRGVWGRRNDRRYFAFTSYEFNGRLPVRVLGLLFLWLRLELAEGWRTWFSSPQPAPAAPLAAAPAHP; this comes from the coding sequence ATGGCTGATGCCTCCACAACGGACTGCGATGTGATCATTGTCGGTGGCGCCTTGTCCGGCTCCGCCACGGCCTGCTTGTTGTTGCGCCGCCATCCCGGCATCCGTCTTTTGATTCTCGAACGCTCGGGGCAGTTCAAACGCCGCGTCGGCGAATCCACCGTCGAGATCAGCGCCTATTTCCTCGGCCGCGTCCTCGGCCTCACCAGCCACCTCCTCGAGCATCACCTGCCGAAACAGGGCATGCGTTTCTGGTTCGCCAACGACCATGCCCGCGCCCTCGACCAGTGCAGCGAAACCGGCCCCGGCTACAACGTCCGCCTCCCCGGTTACCAGGTCGACCGCGCCGTCCTCGATGAACACGTGCTCGCCAACGCCGTGACCGACGGCGCCAAACTCCACCGCGGCGTGCGCGTGAAGAAAATCCACCTCGCCCCCGGCGCCGCTCAATCCGTCGAGTGGGATGATGCCACCGGCGCCGCCCAAACCACCTCCGCCCGCTGGGTCGTCGATGCCTCCGGGGTCGCCGCGCTCCTCGCCCGCCAGGAAGACTGGCTCCGCCCCAATCACGAACACCTCACCGCCACGTGCTGGGGCCGCTGGTCCGGCGTGCATCTCTTCGACGACCCCGCCTTCGCCGCCAAATATCCCTCGTGGTCGCAACGCGTCAAAGGCGTCCGCTCCACCGCCACCAATCATCTCACCGGCTACGGTTGGTGGGCGTGGTTCATTCCGCTCAAAGGCGGCGATGTCAGCATCGGCGTCGTTTACGACCAACGCCTCGCCGAACTTCCGCCCGGCCCCAACCTCGCCGAACGCCTGCGCGCCATGCTCAGCGTGCATCCCGCCGCGCGCGAACTCTTGGCCCACGCGACTCCGCACGAGGGCGACACCCACTTCCGCCGCAATCTCGCCTACTCCGCCACCACGTTCGCCACCGACGGCGCCGTGCTCGTGGGCGACGCCGCCGCATTCATCGATCCGCTCTATTCGCCCGGCATGGACTGGATCACGTTTTCCGTCAGCGCCGCCGTCTCGTTGATCGACGCCGGCCTGCGCGGCCGCCCGGTCGCCCCGCTCGTCGCGAAACACAACGCCGATTTCCGCCAGAGCTGCGACCGCTGGTTTAACGCCCTCTACCGCGACAAATATTACTACGTCGGCGACTTCGAGCTCATGACCTTGGCGTTCCGGCTCGACCTCGGGCTCTACTACCTCGGCATCGTCGCCCAGCCGTTCAAGCACGGTCATCGCATCCTCGATACGCCTCCCTTCGCGCACCCGCGCTCGAAGTGGCCCTTCCGCCTGATGGCGCTCTACAACCGCCGCTTCGCTGCGATCGCGCAGTCCCGCCGCCGCCGCGGCGTCTGGGGCCGCCGCAACGACCGCCGCTACTTCGCCTTCACCAGCTACGAGTTCAACGGCCGCCTGCCCGTCCGCGTGCTCGGCCTGCTGTTTCTCTGGCTGCGACTCGAGCTCGCCGAAGGCTGGCGCACATGGTTTTCCTCACCCCAGCCCGCCCCGGCGGCCCCCTTGGCCGCCGCGCCGGCGCATCCCTGA
- a CDS encoding NAD(P)/FAD-dependent oxidoreductase — MFDYDALVIGGGPGGSCAAACARRHGWRTLVVEKETFPRFRIGESLLPMANAILRDIGVWPRVEAAGFIPKYGALFHTADGAATKTVDFSTGFVRGLDYTYQVDRAKFDTLLLDHAASLGAEVRFQTTARAVEPIDGGHRVALEHAGATTFVSTRWLFDATGRDNVLLTAQKRRLDPPHQPKRLAIYSHFRGVARAPGRPAGHTIVVRLVDGWFWVIPIDAEITSVGLVTTTETMRRSGLAPAALFAATVDAAPKLRELLAGSVATTPYHVTSDYSYFRRDLAGERSLLIGDAAGFSDPIFSSGVYVSLWSAQTAVALAARADRQNRPLSLRERRRYTRAVKHHVRPFERLIQAFYDNASFAVFMETQVPWNLSPGLTSIVAGHAKLIWPLWWRFHVFLAICWVQRRFGFPIKALNLAPPAA; from the coding sequence ATGTTTGATTACGATGCCCTCGTGATCGGCGGCGGTCCCGGCGGCAGTTGCGCTGCGGCCTGCGCGCGACGTCACGGCTGGCGCACCTTGGTGGTTGAGAAAGAAACGTTTCCCCGCTTCCGCATCGGCGAATCACTCCTGCCGATGGCCAACGCCATCCTCCGCGACATCGGCGTCTGGCCGCGGGTCGAAGCCGCCGGGTTCATTCCGAAATACGGCGCGCTCTTCCACACCGCCGACGGTGCCGCCACCAAAACCGTCGATTTCAGCACCGGCTTCGTGCGCGGCCTCGATTACACCTATCAGGTCGATCGCGCGAAATTCGACACCCTCCTCCTCGATCACGCCGCCTCCCTCGGCGCCGAAGTCCGCTTCCAAACCACCGCCCGCGCCGTCGAACCGATCGACGGCGGACACCGCGTCGCGCTCGAACACGCCGGCGCCACCACGTTCGTCTCCACCCGCTGGCTCTTCGATGCCACCGGCCGCGATAACGTGCTCCTCACCGCGCAAAAACGCCGCCTCGATCCGCCGCATCAACCGAAACGCCTCGCCATTTACAGCCACTTCAGGGGCGTCGCCCGCGCCCCCGGCCGCCCCGCCGGCCACACCATCGTCGTGCGCCTGGTCGACGGCTGGTTCTGGGTCATCCCGATCGACGCCGAAATCACCTCCGTCGGCCTCGTCACCACGACCGAGACCATGCGCCGCAGCGGCCTCGCCCCCGCCGCCCTCTTCGCCGCCACCGTCGACGCAGCGCCCAAACTCCGCGAACTCCTCGCCGGCTCCGTCGCCACGACGCCCTATCACGTCACCAGCGATTACAGCTATTTCCGCCGCGATCTCGCCGGCGAACGCTCCCTCCTCATCGGCGACGCCGCCGGTTTCTCCGACCCGATTTTCTCCTCCGGCGTTTACGTTTCCCTCTGGTCCGCGCAGACCGCCGTCGCCCTCGCCGCGCGCGCCGATCGGCAAAACCGCCCGCTCTCCCTCCGCGAACGCCGCCGCTACACCCGCGCCGTGAAGCACCACGTCCGCCCGTTCGAGCGCCTCATCCAAGCGTTCTACGATAACGCCAGCTTCGCCGTTTTCATGGAGACGCAGGTCCCCTGGAATCTCAGTCCCGGCCTCACCTCCATCGTCGCCGGCCACGCGAAACTCATCTGGCCGCTCTGGTGGCGCTTCCACGTTTTTCTCGCGATCTGCTGGGTCCAGCGCCGCTTCGGTTTTCCCATCAAGGCGCTCAATCTCGCCCCGCCCGCCGCGTAG
- a CDS encoding YdbL family protein, with protein MKLSFLRLGLFALVLSGTTAVVLPAQDMSGLRARMEERLPKIDEMKADGVVGEDNRGFLDARTTLSTGQNRAMVDENHDRSTVYGIIARNSGTSAADVGAARAKKIAETSKPGVWLQKENGEWYRK; from the coding sequence ATGAAACTCTCATTTCTACGCCTTGGACTTTTTGCACTGGTGTTGAGCGGCACGACCGCGGTCGTGCTGCCCGCGCAAGACATGTCAGGGTTGCGCGCCCGCATGGAGGAACGCCTGCCGAAGATCGATGAAATGAAAGCGGATGGCGTGGTCGGCGAGGACAACCGCGGTTTTCTCGATGCGCGGACGACGTTATCGACGGGCCAGAACCGAGCGATGGTGGACGAGAATCACGATCGCAGCACGGTTTACGGGATCATTGCGCGCAACTCCGGCACGTCGGCGGCGGACGTGGGGGCGGCGCGAGCGAAGAAGATCGCCGAGACGAGCAAACCGGGCGTGTGGCTGCAGAAAGAAAACGGCGAGTGGTATCGGAAGTAG
- a CDS encoding SOS response-associated peptidase produces the protein MCGRYRIKDTDVLTRHLRDTFHIPDWVPDQTFPHYNIAPSYDLPVLTMDEEGDVIVPSFMRWGFVPFWDKSDRPKLAPINAKSEGIVTNALFRRAVQQRRCLVPADGFYEWLRYDEKTKFPFDIHLRGNRPFVMAGVYEKATETRPATFAILTTGPNAVMQRIHDRMPAILDDEEARAWLRPGELTPEAVAGLTAPHPAEDMEATPISSLVNSPRNDVPEILTPVAPPPPKQTQPELF, from the coding sequence ATGTGCGGACGCTATCGAATCAAAGACACCGACGTGCTCACGCGCCACTTGCGCGACACCTTTCACATCCCCGACTGGGTCCCCGACCAAACATTTCCGCACTACAACATCGCGCCCAGCTACGATCTCCCCGTGCTCACCATGGACGAAGAAGGCGATGTGATCGTCCCCTCTTTCATGCGCTGGGGCTTCGTCCCGTTTTGGGACAAATCCGACCGCCCGAAACTCGCCCCGATCAACGCCAAATCGGAAGGCATCGTCACCAACGCCCTCTTCCGCCGCGCCGTGCAGCAACGCCGCTGCCTCGTGCCCGCCGACGGTTTTTACGAGTGGCTGCGCTACGACGAGAAAACGAAGTTCCCCTTCGACATTCACCTCCGCGGCAACCGTCCCTTCGTGATGGCCGGCGTTTACGAAAAAGCCACGGAGACCCGCCCCGCGACCTTCGCGATTCTAACCACCGGCCCCAATGCCGTGATGCAACGCATTCACGACCGCATGCCCGCGATTCTCGACGACGAGGAAGCCCGCGCCTGGCTGCGCCCCGGCGAACTCACGCCTGAAGCGGTGGCCGGTTTGACCGCTCCGCATCCTGCCGAAGACATGGAAGCGACGCCGATTTCGAGCCTTGTGAATTCCCCGCGCAACGACGTCCCCGAAATCCTCACCCCCGTCGCCCCGCCCCCGCCAAAGCAAACGCAGCCTGAACTTTTCTAG
- a CDS encoding NupC/NupG family nucleoside CNT transporter, which yields MANLVLAAAVRLRKLGRLAFPLQPSMETFTHIGRGLFGYAVLIGIAIALSYNRRRIPWRIVIAGVVLQFLFAVLVLYVAPIRSVVEWVGTCFVSLMGFTNEGVKFVFGSLADTSKHGLIFAIGILPAIIFFSAFTSMLYYLGILQKIVFVFAWVISKAMPLSGAETLSASANIFLGQTEAPFLIKPYLATMTRSEILTIMIGGMATIAGAVMIAYIAILGGDDPHQRVLFATHLITASVINAPAGLMISKIILPQTEPVNTHLEVSKEQIGTNLVDAICLGTTDGLRLAVNVGAMLITFTALIALFNAIFGWVGATHTLTFGGHSVFTYPGFNAWIDHVTNGTFKSFSLEFVLGIIYAPFAWLIGIDWGHLLQAGQLLGTRTVLNEFISFFQLGQMKADGTLTDQRTIVILTYAMCGFANIVSIGIQIGGIGSLAPTQRANLASLGVRAVCGGTIACYLSACVAGILVPM from the coding sequence ATGGCAAACTTGGTTCTCGCCGCCGCCGTCCGCCTCCGCAAGCTCGGCCGTCTCGCTTTTCCCCTCCAGCCCTCCATGGAAACATTCACCCATATTGGGCGCGGCCTGTTTGGATACGCCGTGCTCATCGGTATCGCGATTGCCCTGAGTTATAACCGCCGCCGCATCCCCTGGCGCATCGTGATCGCCGGCGTGGTCCTGCAATTTCTCTTCGCCGTGCTCGTGCTCTACGTCGCGCCGATCCGCAGCGTCGTCGAGTGGGTCGGCACCTGTTTTGTCAGCTTGATGGGCTTCACCAACGAGGGCGTGAAGTTTGTCTTCGGCTCCCTCGCCGACACTTCCAAGCACGGGCTTATCTTCGCCATCGGCATCCTCCCCGCGATCATCTTTTTCTCCGCGTTCACCTCGATGCTCTACTACCTGGGCATCCTCCAAAAAATCGTCTTCGTCTTCGCCTGGGTCATCTCAAAAGCGATGCCGCTCTCCGGCGCCGAAACCCTCAGCGCCTCCGCCAACATCTTTCTGGGCCAGACCGAGGCGCCGTTCCTCATCAAGCCCTACCTGGCCACGATGACGCGCTCGGAAATCCTCACCATCATGATCGGCGGCATGGCCACGATCGCCGGCGCCGTCATGATCGCCTACATCGCCATCCTCGGCGGCGACGACCCGCACCAACGCGTCCTCTTCGCCACTCACCTCATCACCGCCTCCGTCATCAACGCTCCCGCCGGCCTGATGATTTCAAAGATCATCCTCCCGCAGACCGAGCCGGTGAACACCCACCTCGAAGTCTCCAAGGAGCAGATCGGCACCAACCTCGTCGACGCCATCTGCCTCGGCACCACCGACGGCCTCCGCCTCGCCGTCAACGTCGGCGCGATGCTCATCACGTTCACCGCCCTCATCGCCCTCTTCAACGCGATCTTCGGCTGGGTCGGCGCAACCCACACGCTCACGTTCGGCGGACACTCGGTGTTCACCTATCCGGGCTTCAACGCCTGGATCGACCACGTGACCAACGGCACCTTCAAGTCCTTCTCCCTCGAATTCGTTCTCGGTATCATCTACGCGCCCTTCGCCTGGCTGATCGGCATCGACTGGGGTCACCTCCTGCAGGCCGGCCAGCTCCTCGGCACCCGCACCGTCCTCAACGAATTCATCTCCTTCTTCCAACTCGGCCAGATGAAGGCCGACGGCACCCTCACCGACCAGCGCACGATCGTCATTCTCACTTACGCGATGTGCGGATTCGCCAACATCGTTTCGATCGGCATCCAGATCGGCGGCATCGGCTCCCTCGCGCCCACGCAACGCGCCAACCTCGCCTCGCTCGGCGTGCGCGCCGTCTGCGGCGGCACGATCGCCTGCTACCTCTCCGCCTGCGTCGCCGGCATCCTCGTGCCCATGTGA
- a CDS encoding gamma carbonic anhydrase family protein: protein MHLQERLARHLGRTPETAAALFVAANATIHGDVVLGRQSSVFYGAVLRGDIHEIRVGEGTNIQDNAVVHLADDYGAYIGAWSTIGHAAIIHACTIGDECLIGMGATVLDGARIGARSIVGANSLVPQRFECPPGSMVYGSPAKVVRALSEDEQRGLRRWAEKYIEVAKAHAALAHKTR from the coding sequence ATGCACCTGCAAGAACGACTCGCGCGCCATCTCGGCCGCACGCCGGAAACGGCGGCGGCGCTCTTCGTCGCGGCGAATGCGACGATCCATGGCGACGTGGTGCTGGGGCGGCAGAGCAGCGTGTTCTATGGCGCGGTGTTGCGGGGCGACATTCACGAGATCCGCGTGGGCGAGGGGACCAATATTCAGGACAACGCAGTCGTGCATCTGGCCGACGACTACGGCGCGTATATCGGCGCGTGGTCCACGATCGGACACGCGGCGATCATCCATGCGTGCACGATCGGCGACGAATGTCTCATCGGCATGGGCGCGACGGTGCTCGATGGAGCGAGGATCGGCGCGCGCAGCATCGTGGGCGCGAACTCGCTCGTGCCGCAGCGTTTCGAGTGTCCGCCGGGCTCGATGGTTTATGGATCGCCGGCAAAAGTCGTGCGGGCGTTGAGCGAGGATGAGCAGCGCGGGTTGCGGAGGTGGGCCGAGAAATACATCGAGGTGGCGAAGGCGCACGCGGCGCTCGCGCATAAGACGCGTTGA
- a CDS encoding dihydrofolate reductase: MPPPLSLVAAVAANRVIGRDGHLPWSIPEDMRFFHTLTAGHTAVLGRISFATWPRAAEDGRRPIVITDDTALAIGNVRIAPDVPAALAAARTLPGEIFVCGGQRIFEETLPLATRLHLTLIHAEVPGDRFFPEWRDDPRWRETARHDSADAHWRYSFVTLER; encoded by the coding sequence ATGCCGCCGCCGCTCAGCCTCGTCGCCGCCGTCGCCGCCAACCGCGTCATCGGCCGCGACGGTCACCTCCCGTGGAGCATTCCGGAAGACATGCGTTTCTTCCACACGCTCACCGCCGGCCACACCGCCGTCCTCGGCCGCATCAGCTTCGCCACCTGGCCACGCGCCGCCGAGGATGGGCGCCGCCCGATCGTCATCACCGACGATACCGCCCTTGCCATCGGCAACGTGCGCATTGCTCCGGATGTCCCCGCCGCGCTCGCGGCGGCGCGCACGCTGCCCGGCGAAATCTTTGTCTGCGGCGGCCAGCGCATTTTTGAGGAAACGCTGCCTCTCGCCACCCGCCTCCACCTTACGCTCATTCACGCCGAAGTGCCGGGCGACCGCTTTTTCCCCGAATGGCGCGATGATCCCCGCTGGCGCGAAACCGCCCGCCACGACAGCGCCGATGCCCACTGGCGCTACAGCTTCGTCACACTGGAACGCTGA
- the ald gene encoding alanine dehydrogenase, with product MLIGVPKEIKIGETRVSMTPSLCRRCVSLGGNVVVQKGAGESAGFTDAEYRAAGAAIATTAQKVWRSADLILKVKEPLEAEYGHLREGQTLFTYLHLAAGAELAKVLLKKRVLGIAYETVEGVDGQFPLLKPMSQIAGRLAIQIGAYFLQSQHGGSGVLLGGIPGTMPGHVVVVGAGNSGAHAVQMAVGMGARVTVLDLDTRKLEALDIEYRGRVVTLMSNPANIELAVASADLLVGAVLIPAAKAPTVVKKKTVAKMRPGSVIVDIAIDQGGCIESIHPTSHESPTYRQHGVIHYAVPNMPALVGRTSTIGLTQATEPYVAMLVQKGVARALAEHKGLARGVNTQDGKITYDAVAKALGYS from the coding sequence ATGCTTATCGGAGTCCCCAAAGAAATTAAAATCGGTGAAACGCGCGTCTCGATGACGCCGAGTCTTTGCCGCCGTTGCGTTTCGCTCGGCGGCAATGTGGTGGTGCAAAAAGGCGCCGGCGAAAGTGCCGGCTTCACGGACGCGGAGTATCGGGCGGCAGGCGCGGCGATCGCGACCACCGCGCAGAAAGTCTGGCGCAGCGCCGACCTGATTCTGAAAGTGAAGGAGCCCCTCGAGGCGGAATACGGGCATCTGCGCGAAGGGCAGACGTTGTTCACATACCTGCATCTCGCAGCGGGAGCGGAGCTGGCGAAGGTGTTGTTGAAAAAGCGGGTTCTCGGGATCGCTTACGAGACGGTGGAGGGCGTCGATGGCCAATTCCCGCTGCTGAAACCGATGTCGCAAATCGCGGGGCGGCTCGCGATCCAGATCGGGGCGTATTTTCTGCAATCGCAGCACGGCGGCTCCGGGGTGTTGCTCGGCGGCATCCCCGGCACGATGCCCGGCCACGTGGTGGTCGTGGGCGCGGGGAATTCCGGGGCGCATGCGGTGCAGATGGCGGTCGGCATGGGCGCGCGGGTGACGGTGCTCGATCTCGACACCCGCAAACTCGAGGCGCTCGACATCGAATATCGCGGGCGCGTGGTGACGTTGATGTCGAATCCGGCGAACATCGAGCTGGCGGTGGCGAGTGCGGATTTGCTGGTGGGCGCGGTGCTGATTCCGGCGGCGAAGGCGCCGACGGTAGTGAAGAAAAAAACGGTGGCGAAGATGCGGCCCGGCAGCGTGATCGTGGACATCGCGATCGACCAGGGCGGTTGCATCGAGAGCATTCATCCGACGTCGCATGAATCGCCGACTTACCGGCAGCACGGGGTGATTCATTACGCGGTGCCGAACATGCCCGCGCTCGTGGGGCGCACGTCGACGATCGGGTTGACGCAGGCCACGGAGCCTTACGTGGCGATGCTGGTGCAGAAAGGCGTGGCGCGGGCGCTCGCGGAGCACAAGGGCCTCGCGCGCGGTGTGAACACGCAGGACGGCAAGATCACGTACGACGCGGTCGCGAAGGCGCTCGGCTATTCGTGA
- a CDS encoding DUF4136 domain-containing protein has protein sequence MNTNTMKATWWVRAALLVGGGLAGGLIGASAQEGTGDVEIIVRTQVTEGKRAAKPGGDSLQQAAAEHGKAYVLLLAEQPKSIYKLVNPVDPQAIADEVSKQLDAHGFHRVAPGAKPDIVITVKFGRGMMPNPYYDDTSAIDDTMPDPGNWIDPASAPQITVTSPKLAQRLAVAGVSGKATKAQYEKLFVTVRAWKYPSSPQEKPEVLWIAAMNVDDPDHRDLNTFYKAMIAAGAPYFDRRLDEEEVSVRRPLRNGHVEIGEQVEVAREPEKK, from the coding sequence ATGAACACAAATACGATGAAGGCGACTTGGTGGGTGAGAGCGGCACTGCTGGTCGGCGGCGGGCTGGCTGGTGGGTTGATCGGCGCGAGCGCGCAGGAAGGCACCGGCGACGTGGAGATCATTGTGCGCACGCAGGTGACGGAGGGGAAGAGGGCCGCCAAGCCGGGCGGCGACTCGCTGCAGCAAGCAGCAGCAGAGCACGGGAAAGCGTATGTGCTGCTGCTCGCGGAGCAGCCGAAGTCCATTTACAAACTCGTGAATCCGGTGGATCCGCAGGCGATCGCGGATGAGGTGTCGAAGCAACTCGACGCGCATGGTTTCCACCGCGTCGCGCCCGGGGCGAAGCCGGACATCGTGATCACCGTGAAATTCGGCCGCGGGATGATGCCCAATCCGTATTATGACGACACGTCGGCGATCGACGACACGATGCCCGACCCAGGCAACTGGATCGATCCGGCCAGTGCGCCGCAGATCACCGTGACAAGTCCCAAACTGGCCCAACGGCTCGCGGTTGCGGGCGTGAGCGGCAAGGCGACGAAGGCGCAGTATGAAAAACTTTTCGTGACGGTGCGCGCGTGGAAATACCCGTCGTCGCCGCAGGAGAAACCGGAGGTGTTGTGGATCGCGGCGATGAACGTCGACGATCCCGATCACCGCGATCTGAACACATTTTACAAGGCGATGATCGCCGCGGGAGCGCCGTATTTCGACCGCCGCTTGGACGAGGAGGAAGTGAGCGTGCGGCGGCCGTTGCGCAATGGACACGTGGAGATCGGCGAGCAGGTGGAAGTGGCACGCGAGCCGGAGAAGAAGTGA
- a CDS encoding STN domain-containing protein: MFVAALALVRAVGAPEEEARHHFDIPAGAAETTLRKFSKQAGEDVVFPKDLVRDVRTAAVRGDFEAQEALERMTQGTPLVVSRRSPKAALVLARRADSPAQIIALPPYLVEDSVTPPWRYAQAPGLEVISRCPDDFVSELVATNDRLRQLLELILPARLQWHSDVPTAYVLLSDQTSPAATRELLAKLQERATSGAEVTVRTIPNYRFADADALAVFFIFNENLGTPQQLVLTPGYLRYLMENRVPALPRWFVEGLLKIYENAQVTTTPFGTSLARADTAFFRPRTDFSRGVPPAAEDRNRIVLPPVTWSALTASGKKDDDAEKAGWMPLAALLAEGPAQAEADPTAVLRGEEAALLIRWALDDAKGERAEALWRFVDACSRAPAAERAFTASFGLTYAEAETQLRKYLPSVGKKSVVLRRTQMDEAPTVELRDATAEEVARLKGDLSRLEVGYIREFQPVLTEKYLAQAQRVLRRAYDRGDRDPRLLAIMGLCACDAGDDAAARPLLEAAAGAGVVRPRVYFELARIVYAEARAHAAGGELARAEQEQVLRWLAAGRRQAPALPQVYDLYAALWLQARTRLERGDLAVLDEGLALFPRRVRLIYGAAMLNALSGEAARAVALTQQGLALAPEATMREHLEKLQAVLTTAEAAETKKGR, encoded by the coding sequence GTGTTCGTCGCGGCCCTGGCGCTGGTGCGCGCGGTGGGCGCGCCGGAGGAGGAGGCGCGGCATCATTTCGACATTCCGGCCGGCGCGGCGGAAACGACGCTGCGGAAATTCAGCAAGCAGGCGGGCGAGGACGTGGTGTTTCCCAAGGATTTGGTGCGCGACGTGCGGACGGCGGCGGTGCGGGGCGATTTCGAGGCGCAGGAAGCGTTGGAACGCATGACGCAAGGCACGCCGCTGGTGGTGAGCCGCCGGTCGCCGAAGGCGGCCTTGGTGCTCGCGCGGCGCGCGGATTCGCCGGCGCAGATCATCGCGCTGCCGCCCTACCTGGTGGAAGACTCCGTCACGCCGCCGTGGCGTTATGCGCAGGCGCCGGGACTGGAGGTGATTTCGCGTTGTCCGGACGATTTTGTAAGCGAACTCGTGGCGACCAACGATCGTTTGCGGCAGTTGCTGGAGTTGATTCTGCCGGCGCGGTTGCAGTGGCATAGCGATGTGCCGACGGCGTATGTGTTGCTCAGTGACCAGACCTCGCCGGCGGCGACGCGGGAATTGCTGGCGAAGCTGCAGGAGCGGGCGACCAGCGGGGCGGAGGTCACGGTGCGGACGATCCCCAACTACCGGTTTGCCGACGCCGATGCGCTCGCGGTGTTTTTTATTTTCAACGAGAATCTCGGAACGCCGCAGCAACTGGTGCTGACGCCGGGCTACCTGCGCTATTTGATGGAGAACCGGGTGCCGGCGCTGCCGCGCTGGTTCGTCGAAGGGCTGCTGAAAATTTATGAGAACGCGCAGGTGACGACGACGCCGTTCGGGACTTCCCTCGCGCGCGCCGACACGGCGTTTTTCCGGCCGCGGACGGACTTTTCTCGCGGCGTGCCGCCGGCGGCGGAGGACCGGAATCGCATCGTGCTGCCGCCGGTGACGTGGAGCGCCCTGACGGCGTCGGGAAAAAAGGACGACGACGCAGAGAAGGCCGGCTGGATGCCGCTGGCGGCGCTGCTGGCGGAGGGACCGGCTCAAGCGGAGGCGGATCCCACCGCGGTTTTGCGGGGCGAGGAAGCGGCGCTGCTGATTCGCTGGGCCTTGGACGATGCGAAGGGCGAACGGGCGGAGGCGTTGTGGAGGTTCGTCGACGCGTGCAGCCGGGCACCGGCGGCGGAGCGGGCGTTTACCGCGAGCTTTGGGCTGACTTACGCCGAGGCGGAAACGCAGCTCCGCAAGTATTTGCCGAGCGTGGGGAAGAAATCCGTTGTGCTGCGTCGGACGCAGATGGACGAAGCGCCGACGGTGGAGTTGCGCGATGCGACGGCGGAGGAAGTGGCGCGCCTCAAGGGCGATCTCAGCCGGCTGGAGGTGGGCTACATCCGGGAATTTCAGCCGGTGCTCACGGAAAAATATCTCGCGCAGGCGCAGCGGGTGCTCCGGCGCGCCTACGACCGTGGCGATCGCGATCCGCGATTGCTGGCGATCATGGGATTGTGCGCGTGTGACGCTGGTGACGACGCGGCGGCGCGGCCGTTGCTCGAGGCTGCGGCGGGCGCGGGCGTGGTGCGGCCGAGAGTATATTTCGAACTGGCCCGCATCGTTTACGCCGAGGCGCGCGCGCACGCGGCCGGGGGCGAACTCGCGCGAGCGGAGCAGGAGCAGGTGCTGAGGTGGCTGGCCGCGGGTCGTCGGCAGGCGCCGGCGCTGCCGCAGGTTTACGATTTATACGCGGCGCTGTGGCTGCAGGCACGGACGCGACTTGAGCGGGGCGACCTCGCGGTGTTGGACGAAGGGCTGGCGCTCTTTCCGCGCCGGGTGCGGCTCATTTACGGCGCGGCGATGTTGAACGCCTTGAGTGGGGAGGCGGCGCGGGCGGTCGCGTTGACGCAGCAGGGTCTGGCGCTGGCACCGGAGGCGACGATGCGGGAGCATTTGGAAAAGCTCCAAGCAGTGCTGACGACGGCAGAGGCGGCGGAAACAAAAAAGGGCCGCTGA
- a CDS encoding peptidylprolyl isomerase has translation MSNTASKENAVIKTSYGDMTIAFWPDVAPKTVENFKKLAREGFYNGTAFHRIIKGFMIQGGCPNTRKGERGMPGTGGPGYQIKAEFNAKSHVRGVISMARSASPDSAGSQFFICHGDAKFLDRQYTAFGELVAGDDVLERIATMPTSSGGGGEKSTPVDRVEIESVTLVPAS, from the coding sequence ATGAGCAACACTGCATCCAAAGAAAACGCCGTCATCAAAACCAGCTACGGCGACATGACCATTGCCTTCTGGCCCGACGTCGCGCCGAAGACCGTTGAGAACTTCAAGAAGCTCGCGCGCGAAGGCTTTTACAACGGCACCGCGTTCCATCGCATCATCAAGGGTTTCATGATCCAGGGCGGCTGCCCCAACACCCGCAAGGGCGAGCGCGGCATGCCCGGCACCGGCGGCCCCGGCTACCAGATCAAGGCCGAGTTCAACGCGAAATCGCACGTGCGCGGCGTCATCTCGATGGCTCGCTCCGCCAGCCCCGATTCCGCCGGCAGCCAGTTCTTCATCTGCCACGGCGACGCCAAATTCCTCGACCGCCAATACACCGCCTTCGGCGAACTCGTCGCTGGCGACGACGTCCTCGAACGCATCGCCACCATGCCCACTTCCTCCGGCGGCGGCGGCGAGAAAAGCACGCCCGTCGACCGCGTCGAAATCGAAAGCGTCACGCTCGTCCCCGCGAGCTAA